The proteins below come from a single Sphingomonas carotinifaciens genomic window:
- the malQ gene encoding 4-alpha-glucanotransferase, whose amino-acid sequence MTDLTARAEAAGLCVEWEDADGRQQRVSDAMLEAILACLRTNGDAAPFVTADVGRPIALPAHLAGLAGELDFEDGIRRSVAIGGDGALPPIAEPGYHRLLAGGETWTIAVAPLRCPAVPGEALWATAVQLPSLRGETPGAFGDFGTLAQAMRAVGEAGAAAVAISPTHALFPADATRYSPYAPSSRLYRNVLFAPAGTAAPSDGDDLIDWSAAIPDRLRDLRIDYDRRSEEDRAAVAAFRTPERHAHATFDALHTYFHQRDRATGWRDWPEAFHDAGGPAVARFVADHTDAIDFYLYLQWRAETAFAAAGEAGRAAGMPIGLIADLAIGVSGDGSDGWSRRDELLTGLSIGAPPDPLGPDGQNWGITALCPFALRRTGFAPFIATLRSAFAHAGGLRIDHALGLKRLWVIPEGESADKGAYLQMPFEDLLRILKIEAHRAGAIVIGEDLGTVPPGFRDTMAEAGLLGMRVLPFERDEDGGFVTPAEWDREAVAMTGTHDIATVAGWWLGRDIAWRARIADRSAEPDMAQRVDDRTALWRACAGDAPEPTDPQLVVDAAIARVAATPCPVALIPVEDLLGLEEQPNLPGTIDEHPNWRRRLPDTTPALLARPAVAARIHTLNHRTPA is encoded by the coding sequence ATGACCGACCTCACCGCCCGCGCCGAGGCCGCGGGATTGTGCGTCGAATGGGAAGACGCGGACGGCCGCCAGCAGCGTGTTTCGGACGCGATGCTGGAAGCGATCCTCGCCTGCCTTCGCACGAATGGCGATGCCGCGCCCTTCGTCACGGCGGATGTCGGTCGCCCCATCGCATTGCCCGCGCATCTGGCGGGGCTGGCGGGCGAACTCGATTTTGAAGACGGCATCCGTCGCAGCGTGGCGATCGGCGGGGACGGCGCCCTGCCCCCGATCGCCGAGCCCGGCTATCACCGGTTGCTCGCCGGGGGAGAGACCTGGACGATCGCCGTCGCCCCGCTGCGCTGCCCCGCTGTTCCGGGGGAGGCGCTATGGGCCACCGCGGTGCAACTGCCCTCGCTCCGCGGCGAGACCCCCGGCGCTTTCGGCGACTTCGGCACGCTGGCGCAGGCGATGCGCGCGGTCGGCGAGGCTGGCGCCGCTGCCGTGGCGATCAGCCCGACGCACGCGCTCTTTCCCGCCGATGCCACGCGCTACAGCCCCTATGCACCGTCCAGCCGGCTGTATCGCAACGTGCTGTTCGCCCCTGCCGGCACCGCTGCACCATCGGATGGCGACGACCTGATCGACTGGTCGGCGGCGATCCCCGATCGGTTGCGGGACCTGCGCATCGACTATGACCGGCGCTCGGAGGAGGACCGCGCGGCCGTTGCCGCCTTCCGCACGCCCGAACGCCACGCGCACGCCACCTTTGATGCGCTCCACACCTATTTCCACCAGCGCGACCGTGCCACCGGCTGGCGCGACTGGCCGGAGGCGTTTCACGATGCGGGCGGCCCCGCCGTCGCGCGCTTCGTCGCCGACCATACCGATGCGATCGACTTCTACCTCTACCTGCAATGGCGTGCCGAAACGGCGTTCGCCGCCGCGGGGGAGGCCGGTCGCGCGGCCGGCATGCCGATCGGCCTCATCGCCGATCTCGCCATCGGCGTGTCCGGCGACGGCAGCGACGGCTGGAGCCGCCGCGACGAGCTGCTGACCGGGCTCAGCATCGGCGCACCGCCCGATCCGCTGGGGCCGGACGGGCAGAATTGGGGCATCACCGCGCTTTGCCCCTTTGCGCTGCGCCGCACCGGCTTTGCTCCCTTCATCGCCACCCTGCGCAGCGCCTTCGCCCATGCCGGTGGCCTGCGCATCGACCACGCCCTGGGCCTCAAGCGCCTGTGGGTGATCCCGGAGGGCGAAAGCGCGGACAAGGGCGCCTATCTTCAGATGCCGTTTGAGGATCTGTTGCGCATCCTGAAGATCGAGGCGCACCGCGCCGGCGCGATCGTCATCGGCGAGGATCTGGGCACCGTCCCGCCCGGTTTCCGCGATACCATGGCAGAGGCCGGCCTGCTCGGCATGCGGGTGCTGCCGTTCGAGCGCGACGAGGATGGCGGCTTCGTTACTCCGGCGGAATGGGACCGCGAGGCCGTGGCGATGACCGGCACGCATGATATCGCCACCGTCGCCGGCTGGTGGCTGGGCCGAGACATTGCGTGGCGGGCAAGGATCGCCGACCGCTCGGCCGAACCCGATATGGCGCAGCGCGTGGACGATCGTACCGCTTTGTGGCGCGCCTGTGCCGGCGACGCGCCGGAGCCCACCGATCCGCAACTGGTGGTCGACGCCGCGATCGCGCGCGTCGCCGCCACCCCCTGCCCGGTCGCGCTGATCCCGGTCGAGGATCTGCTGGGGCTTGAGGAACAACCCAATCTGCCCGGCACCATCGATGAACACCCCAACTGGCGCCGCCGCCTGCCCGACACCACCCCCGCCCTGCTAGCCAGACCGGCTGTGGCCGCCCGTATCCACACCCTAAATCACCGGACCCCCGCATGA